ATAAAATCATATTGTTATTTTCTTTAAATTTTATGATGAAAGATATTTATGTAGATTAGTTGACTAAGGAGGGGTATGATATAATTTTGTTTTTAGTAAGGAGAAAAAATGTCGAATGAATATGTAAAAGAGCCGAGAGCCTTAAAAAATATAGTGGCAGACACGAAAAAAATCGGGTTTGATATGTGTGGTGAAAAGGATGTTGGAGTATTATTAAGAGTGCTTGGGGCAAGTAAAAGCGGGGAATTTTTGGAACTGGGAACCGGTACGGGCTTATCTACAGCGTGGATACTTGATGGGATGGATGAAAATTCGCATTTAATTACCGTCGATAACGATGAAAAATTGCTGAGTATTGCCAAAAAACATTTGGGTCATTATAAAAACGTTGAGTTTGTATGTGATGACGGGAATGCCTTTTTGGAGAGATTAAAGAAAGAAAATAAAAATTTTGATTTTATTTTTGCCGATACATGGGCAGGGAAATACGAAATGCTTGAAGATACGCTTGAGATGTTAAATGAAAAGGCTTTTTATATTATCGATGATATGTTGCCGCAGTCGAATTGGCCTGAAGGACATGAGAAAAAAGTAGAAAAGTTGATAGATTATTTGCATAACAGGGAAGATTTGGAAATTGTGAATTTAGGTTGGTCTTCAGGAGTTATTGTTTGTGTGAAAAAATGAAAAGATAACTATCTTTTGATAGTTATCTCAAAAGGTACGGTATCTTTAATATGAAGGTCTTGTTGAGGGAACGGAATAGTAATTCCCGCTTCATTTAGTGCGTTATATATCATTTTTAAGAATTTACTTCTTGTACGTCTCGGTCTTCTTGCATATTCGCCTTTTACCCATACGAAAAGTTCGAAATTAAGACTGCTATCAGCCATTTCCATAAATACTACAAGAGGTTTAACATCAAGTGACGGGTGTTTTTTTATATAAGGAAGGTTTGATTTTTCAAGGGCTTGGAATATTACTTTTTCTACTTTGTCTATATCACTACCGTATGCTACTCCAAAAGGTACTCTAAATCTTACGATATCATCGCCTAATGTCCAGTTAATTACGTTATTTTGAATAAAGCTTTGGTTTGGAATTATTAAGTTAATATTGTCATTTGTTCTGATAATTGTCGAACGCATGGAAATATCTATAACTTCTCCTCTTGTGTCTTGGTCAATTTCTATATAATCTCCAACTTTTATAGACCTTTCAAACATTAAGATAATACCGCTTACAAAGTTACTAACTACATTTTGCAAACCAAAACCGATACCAACGGATAGAGCACCGGCGATAATTGCAAGCGAGCTTAAATCAAGACCAACGACTTTTAATGCAATTAGAAACGAAAGAGTAATAATCGTATAATATCCCATATTGGCAAGAAGTGTGGCAGTTGAGTGAGAAATTTTATATTTATGTCTTATTTTGTAGATTAGATGTTTATAATATTTACCTACAAACCATCCGATAATAAGAACGATAACGAATATTGCAAAGTTTAGAGGTGTAATTGTTCTATTTCCTACGGTGAATAGAGGGTAATTTATAAAATGCAAGACTTTTTGCCATAAAAGTTCCGCTTCTTTTTTAGCTCCGTAAACTAATACTTTTGCTCCGAATGTTAATTGTTCGAAGTCGGTTACTAACTGGTTTATAGCCGTATAAAAATTATTGTCGATTTCTTTTGCGTATTTTAGGATATCGTCATCCGTGTTAAAGGCATGTTTGTTTTTATGTTGTAAATCGTTAAACCATAAAATTAACTGATTATTTAAGAGGTTTTTATATATCTCTTTTTGGCTGTTTAAGGTTTTTTCTATTAAATCTTGAGTTTTATTAATTGATTTTTGGTCGTTTAATAAGATGAATTTTTGAAGGTCTATTTTTAATTTTTCAAGTTGTTTTAAGTTGTCTTGTAATTTTTTTTGCCATTTATTTATCTCTTTTTTTGCATTTTGAATATCAAATTGGATGTCGTTTAATTTTGCGTGTAATTTTTTTTCAAAACCTGAAAAATTGTTGTTTAGAAAATTTAAAGTTTGGTTGTCTATTTTTAAAAGTTTTTCATAATATAAAAGTTGCAGTTGAGAAATGGGGTCTTTTTGGTTTTGTAATACGGAAATTTTATCTTCTATATCATTAATTTTTTCAGGTAAAGAGTTTTGTAGTATCAACATATCGTTTAATTGGTAAAAAGATTGAAGATATTCTTTTTGGTTTGTAGGATTTAGGTTTATTTTAGGAGGTTGGTAATTTAAGGTTTTTATTTTTTGAGCTAATATTGTTGCAAGTGAATAATTCGGTGAATTTTTTGGAATCGATTTTATTATATCGTCGATGTTCGAGGCATATAAGAGTATTGAAAAAATAGCTAAAATTAAAAATCTCATGTTTTCTCCTTGTGATGTATGAGTGTCGAAAGTTTTCTTATATCAAATTTTAAGGTTGAAAGATACGTTACGATTACTACGCTTATTCCTATAGGTATGATTACATTATAATCGTAAGTGACTTCCAAAGCCAAAACCACTGCCGTTAAAGGAAGTCTCATATTTACTCCCATAAATACTCCGGCACCTATAGCTGCAAAATAAAACGGTTCGATTGGAAAATCAACATATACCATAACTTCACCAAAACCGTAACCCACAAGGGCACCGATGCTCATAAGAGCAATAAAAACTCCTCCAACCGCATTAGCATAAAGTGAAACGCTTGTAGCTACTATTCTTAGAATTATCAAGATAAAAATCATATACAAAGGAAAATGATTTGAATCATTGATTAGAATTTTTACCACTTCGTGTCCGCTAAACGCAGCATAAGGTGATATTATTAGAATTGTTCCGATTATAAAACTTCCAATAGCCGCTAAAACGAAATTTTTTGAAGGCAGATGGATTTTTTCTTTTAAAAATTTTAATACTATTTCTTTCAGAGAAAGATAAAAATAGATAAAAAACGTAATTACCGGAATAAACAAAATCGTTGCGAAAATATATCTGTATTCTATAAATTTTCCTGTAGAATAATTAAAAATAAGCGGTTCTAAAAAATGCCACGCTATACTAAAAGCAATTACACTTGCTAATATTAAATATCCGGCAAAGTCCCTTACGAATTCGTATGCTATATTTTCTATAGCAAACATTATCCCTGTAATGGGAGATACGAAAATCGCGGCGATTCCGCTGCTTGCTCCTATACTTAAAGAAACTTTTAGTAGTTTTTTTGGAAGGTTGAAAATATTATGAAACTTTTGGGCTATCATTGCTCCTATAGCAGCCGAAGGACCTTCGTTTCCTACTGCAAATCCGCTTGCAAGTGAAAGAGATGAAGCGAAAATTTTTAAAAAGAGGTCTTTTATGCTGAATGTCATTTTGTTTTCGTCTATTGCTTTGGCAATTTCGGCCACACCGTATTCTTTTACTTTTTCGTTTTTTGAGATGAGATAATTGACTATCAAAATTGACAAAAACGGTACTAAATAAATATACCAAACGGGAAGTTTGTCGATAGTTTCAAAAGGGTCTCCTAAAAAAAGTAAAAAAGAGAGGTATTTGGTGGCCAAGGCGTATATAACGATAAAAATTCCCGTAATAATTCCTATTATTATCGAAGAAAAAATCAATTTTGCATTCATAATACCTCCCATAAAGTTTTTATTCCTCCCACTAAAAACAAAAATGCGACAGCTCCTATGATAAGTCCCATAATACGAGATGCGATTTTTATACCGTTAACGCCTAAAAATTTTGAAATTTTATTGGCGTTTAATAAAGTTAGGTATGTTATTAGTGATGATACGAAAATAGCTAAAATCAATAATGCTTTTTCTTGCAAAGTTACGGCTTTATGGCTTAAAACTATAATTGTGGTAATAACTCCCGGTCCAAATAAAATAGGAATGGCAAGAGGAATAATAGCAATATCTTCTTTTTCTTGCGCGGCGTCATGTTCTTCCTTTGTAGAATTGGCCGATGTGATTTCTTTACCTTGAATCATATGAATTGCAATTAATAACAAAACCACCCCTCCTATAGCTTTAATAGAGGGAATGTTAATACCGAATAATTTTAAAATCTCTCCTCCCAAAAACATAGTTGCGATACTTGCTATAAAAACCGTTAACGAACTTTTTTTAGCAACTTCCGGAATATCTGAAAATTTAACAAGCGAGAGCATAATAGCCGCTCCCGCTATCGGATTTAAAATTGTTATTAAAGAAATCGTATAAAACATCAATTCTTTCATTTAAAGCCTTAAAAGTAGAGTTTTGCCACCACTCTTCTGTTTTTTTCTCTACCTTCAGGTGTATTGTTAGGTGCTATAGGGTTTGCCGGTCCGTATCCTGCCCAACTTAGTCTGTCTTTTGAAATTCCAAGTTTGATAAGTGCGTCGTAAACCGCTTTTGCTCTTTTTTGTGACAATACTATATTATATGTTTTAGAACCGGTATTATCTGTATATCCTTGAATTTCGGCTTTATATGCCGGATTTTCTTTTAAGAATTCTGCAAATTCTTTAATTTTTTCCATATATTGAGGTTTTATTTTTGCACTGCAGCAATCAAATGTAATATCGAAATTAAAACTTACGGGACATCCGTTTTTATTTACGGTGATTCCTTTTGGAGTATTAGGACATCTGTCGAGATAATCAGGTACACCGTCGTGGTCGCTGTCAATTGGACATCCGAATTTATCTACTTTTACTCCTGCCGGAGTATTAGGGCATTTGTCAAGATAATCAGGTACACCGTCGTGGTCACTGTCAATAGGACATCCGTATTTATTTACTTTTACACCATGTGGGGTATTAGGACATTTATCGAGATTATCAGGTACTCCGTCCAAATCCGAATCTTTATATACGATTTTATGTACTATAGGTTGAGGTAGAGGTTGTTTTACTTGAGGTTTTTCACTTCCGAAACTATATTCGAATCCTCCTAAAAATCCTATATGATTGTCGTTATTATGGAAATCTCTAAGTCCTCTTGCCTCTACGAACATATCGAAATTTTTTGTAAATCCTATTTTCGCACCCATACCTGCATCTGCAATGGCAGCATTGTCATATGGTCCTTTTACCCATTGATATCCGGCACCTAAGAAAATATACGGTGTTAATTTGCTGTTTTGAATAGGAAAATCTTTTTCTACGTTTGCTAAAACTCTTGTTAAAGATGTATCGTTATCGATTCCCGGAATTTTAATTGCCGTGCTTTTTTCAAGTTCGAATCTTAAAAAGCGATTTTGTGGCAACTCTTTTGTAACTCTAATATTTAAAAAGTCGTAATTTTTCATCGGTGAATGAGTTACGCCGCTTCTTCCTCCTCCGATTCCAAGATTTAGATTCGTCGTTGCAAATAATGATATTGCAACAACCGACAGTCCTACAAATTTCTTCATAGTAAACTCCTTTTATTGAATTTTTAATTTAGGAATGGAATTATGAATCTTTTGAAAAAAAAAGGTTTTAAAAAAAATTTTTTTTGAAGAAAAAATTTACAAAATGCCTAAAATTTGGGGAATTTTAACATTTGATAGTATCTACGTTTTTTTTGATATAATATAATTATTTGTATATACAAAAGGATGAGGTTTGAAAAAATTAGTAAGTTTTAGAATAGAAGAAGAAACTCTTTTATTGCTTGAAATGCTTGCAAAAGAGTATGATACCACGAAAGTACATATTTTAGAAAATGCAATAAAAACGTATGCAAACATTAAAAAATTTAAAAAGAAAGATTTGATGAAATTTTGTGGAAAACTTTCTAAAGAAGATGTAAAAGCATTTAGGAATATAAAATGAATGGAGTTATGATTGACTATGAAATTGCCGTTTTATTTTTGAGCGGTAGTGAAAAAATTGGTAAAATACTTTTAAATTATGATGAATTGTATATTTCCGTTTTTGATTATTCTTTTTTATTGGCAGGTGCGGAATCAAGTAAAAACGTCTCTCATAATTTGTATTTGATAAAAGAGTTTATAAACGAAAATGTTGAGATAATCGATTTTACTAAAAAAGAAGCGAATGCTTTTGCAAGGATTAAAACAAAATACGAATTGGATAATATGGTTTTGTTAAACGCTTCTTTAGCTTTGTCTCGCAAACTGAAAATCTTAACCGCAGATGAATCGTATACGAAAATTAAAGAGTTGAAATCGGAAATAATAAAGGCGTAAAATGAAAGAAATTTATGAAAAAATGGGGCTTTTTTATTTGGGGAAAGATGCCGAGGATGATTCGCTTACTCTTAACAAATCAAAACATTTAACAACTCATGCGATTATAATCGGTATGACGGGTTCGGGGAAGACCGGGCTCGGGATTGATTTGATAGAAGAGGCGGCGATTGATAACATTCCGGTGCTGGTAATCGACCCTAAAGGCGATATGGGAAATCTATGTCTTGCGTTTCCAGAGATGAAGCCGGAGGATTTTAAGCCTTGGATTGATGAAAGTACGGCTCAGGCTAAGGGAATGAGTGTAGATGAGCTTGCGGAAAAAACGGCTAAAATGTGGAAAGAGGGGATTGAGAGTTTTCATCAAGACCTTGATAGGGTAAAAAGATACGCCGAGGTTGACAAGACGATATATACTCCCGGAAGTACCGCAGGGGTTAGTGTCAATATTCTTGGTAGTTTCGAAGCTCCGGGCGAAGAGGTGGTGGACGATGTCGATTTATTCGCTTCGCTTATTAATTCGAGCGTTTCTTCGATTTTGTCGCTTATCGGAATCGATGCGGACCCGGTAAGTTCAAAAGAACATCTGCTTATTAGCAATATTTTTTATTATTTTTGGTCTAAGGGACAATCTTTAAGCTTGGAAGAGCTGATAGGCTATATTACCAATCCTCCTTTTGAAAAAATAGGAGTTATGCCTCTAAAAACCTTTTATCCTCAAAAAGAGCGTTTAGAACTTGCTATGAAATTCAATAACGTACTTTCATCCGTAGGATTTTCGACTTGGATAAGCGGCGAGCCTCTTGATATCGGAAAAATGCTTTACGACAAAAACGGCAAAGCTAAAATCGCAATATTTTCTATAGCACATCTGAGCGATAACGAAAGAATGTTTTTCGTAACGCTTTTACTTAACCGTTTCATAAGCTGGATGAGAAGACAAAGGGGAAGTTCTTCACTTAAAGCCATGCTTTATATGGATGAGATTTTCGGGTATTTTCCTCCGAGTAAAAATCCTCCGAGTAAAGAACCGATGCTGCTTCTTTTGAAACAAGCAAGAGCCTTTGGTATCGGAGTGGTGCTATCTACTCAAAACCCTGTGGATATCGACTATAAGGGGCTTTCAAACATCGGTACTTGGTTTGTCGGTAAGCTTCAGACGAAACAAGATATCGAAAAAGTTGTGGATTCTTTGAGTGATGGAGAAGATAAAAAAGAGGTTGCTGAAAAAATAGCGAATCTAAAAGGCAGACATTTTTATCTTAAAAACGTGCATGAAGATGACGTAAGGGAATTTTATACGAGGTGGGTACTTTCATACCTAAAAGGTCCTATGACAAAAGACGATATCAGAAGACTTATGAAAGATAAAAAAACTGAAGTTCAAGAGACTCCCGCTGTTACTAAAACGAGTGATAGCGATGGTGGAATGAAACCGATTGTGAGTAAGAAAATAAAAGAGTACTTCAACGATACGAACATAAATTCCGACGATCCTTTTTATCCGTATATTTATGCAAATGCGAAAGTAAGGTTTTATAATCAAAAAAGAGGTATAGATTTTGAAGAGGAGTTTGATTACAAGCTTGAACTTTATGAGGGTATGAATACGATTGATTGGGAAGAGGCGGTTGAGGAGAGACCTACCAATTTATCAAGAAAATATAAAAGCTCGGCAAAATTTGCAAAACTGCCTGAGATTGTGGAAAACGCTACGTCTTTAAAAGAATTTGAGAGAAAACTAAAAGATTATCTTTATCATAATAAAAAAATAGAATTGTTTGCGTGTAAAAAACTCAAAATGGAGTCAAAACTCGGTGAGAGCGAAGAGGATTTCAGAGCAAAAGTGGATGGGGTTTTGAAAGATAAAAAAGAAGCGGAAATTGAAAAAATAGAGAAAAAATACAAAACCAAATTCGAAAGGCTTCAAGATAAACTTCAAAGGCTTGAGATAAAACTTGAAAAGGAAAAAAGCGACGTCAGCTCAAAAACGACCGATACTCTGCTTGATATCGGAATGGGGATTTTGGGTGCATTGTTCGGCAGAAAAAGCTCCGCCGTTACAAAGGGTGCGAGTGCGCTTAAAAAGGGAGGAAGAATCGTCAAAGAGAAAAGAGACGTCGAAGCGGTTGAGATGCAAATAGAAGAAGTAAAAGAGGATATTAAAAACTTAAAAGAAGAACTTGAAGCTGAGATTGAAAAAATAGAAGAAAAATATGACCCAAGTAATTATGAAATCGAATCTGTTAGCATTAAACCGAGAAGAAGCGACGTAAGTGTCGAGGATATCGCTCTTTTATGGGAGAAGTAGTTATTTTATTTCGCAAACAATCTCTTTTATTCCTTTTTTTTCTTGTATTTCCATAATTTCGATACCAGGGAATTCTATTTTTAGCACTTCTTCTATCGTTTTTGGTCTGTGAAGAGCGATGTGGCGAGTGAGTGTGCCTCTATATGCTTTTGCGAAATGACTGACTACTTTGCCGTTTTTTATGAATTTGAAGGTTACGGCGTTTTTGGGTTTATAGATTTTTTCGTAAAATTTGGCTCTTAGGTCTATGAAATCTTCGTTTAGGCTATCGAGAATTTCAGTAACTTTTTCTTTGTAAAATTTGTATATGTCAAAGCCGGGTTTGCTTCCTTGTTTTAGTGTGTAATAAGGTATCAAATCCGTAGGCTTTAGTATCCCAAAAAGGTTTGAGAAGATTATAAGGTTTTCGTTTAGGTATTCTTTTGCTTCGTTTGGAAGAGTAGGGTAGTCTAAATATTCAAAAGCAACTCCCGTATATCTTAAAATCGCTTCTTTGGCGGGTCGTTCTTTTATAGGGGTTTTGATGTCTCCGAAGTTTTTTATATCATCCGTTTTTTGAATGAATTCGTCATATTTTTTTATTGCTTCTTCTCTTAGAGGGTTTAGTTCCTTAAAAGAAGAAATATTAAAACTTTTGTCGCCTCCAAGGCTTTTTCTTTCACTCGGCGCTAATAAAATCTTCATTGAAATACTCCTTTGTTATGCAATGTATCGAACCGTGTTGTTTGATGAGGGTGTTTGCATTTATAGGTATGATTTCTCTATCTGGAAAGAGTGAATTAAAAAGGTCGTATACGTATTTGTCTTTTACGTCGTCATATACGGGCAGTAAAACGGCGTTATTTATGATTAAAAAGTTTGCGTATGTTGCTGGGAGGCGATGATTATTCCAATATTTAGGGCTTGGAAGTGGCAGAGGTATTATATTGAAAGAAGTTTTTTTCAGCTCTTCTTCCATTTTTGCGAGTTCTTTATAATGTATATCGCTTGAATCGGAGCACTTGCAATAGACGATAGTGTTTTCATCGACAAATCTTGCTAAGGTATCGATATGAGAATCGGTATCGTCTCCTTCTAAGAAGCCGTGATTTAGCCAGATTATTTCATCTACGAAAAGCTCGTTTTTTAAAAACTCTTCTATTTCATCTTTTGATAACGGATAGTTTCTGTTGGGCTCCAAAAG
This window of the Caminibacter pacificus genome carries:
- a CDS encoding YaaA family protein, with protein sequence MKILLAPSERKSLGGDKSFNISSFKELNPLREEAIKKYDEFIQKTDDIKNFGDIKTPIKERPAKEAILRYTGVAFEYLDYPTLPNEAKEYLNENLIIFSNLFGILKPTDLIPYYTLKQGSKPGFDIYKFYKEKVTEILDSLNEDFIDLRAKFYEKIYKPKNAVTFKFIKNGKVVSHFAKAYRGTLTRHIALHRPKTIEEVLKIEFPGIEIMEIQEKKGIKEIVCEIK
- a CDS encoding OmpA family protein; this translates as MKKFVGLSVVAISLFATTNLNLGIGGGRSGVTHSPMKNYDFLNIRVTKELPQNRFLRFELEKSTAIKIPGIDNDTSLTRVLANVEKDFPIQNSKLTPYIFLGAGYQWVKGPYDNAAIADAGMGAKIGFTKNFDMFVEARGLRDFHNNDNHIGFLGGFEYSFGSEKPQVKQPLPQPIVHKIVYKDSDLDGVPDNLDKCPNTPHGVKVNKYGCPIDSDHDGVPDYLDKCPNTPAGVKVDKFGCPIDSDHDGVPDYLDRCPNTPKGITVNKNGCPVSFNFDITFDCCSAKIKPQYMEKIKEFAEFLKENPAYKAEIQGYTDNTGSKTYNIVLSQKRAKAVYDALIKLGISKDRLSWAGYGPANPIAPNNTPEGREKNRRVVAKLYF
- a CDS encoding O-methyltransferase, with product MSNEYVKEPRALKNIVADTKKIGFDMCGEKDVGVLLRVLGASKSGEFLELGTGTGLSTAWILDGMDENSHLITVDNDEKLLSIAKKHLGHYKNVEFVCDDGNAFLERLKKENKNFDFIFADTWAGKYEMLEDTLEMLNEKAFYIIDDMLPQSNWPEGHEKKVEKLIDYLHNREDLEIVNLGWSSGVIVCVKK
- a CDS encoding chloride channel protein, which encodes MNAKLIFSSIIIGIITGIFIVIYALATKYLSFLLFLGDPFETIDKLPVWYIYLVPFLSILIVNYLISKNEKVKEYGVAEIAKAIDENKMTFSIKDLFLKIFASSLSLASGFAVGNEGPSAAIGAMIAQKFHNIFNLPKKLLKVSLSIGASSGIAAIFVSPITGIMFAIENIAYEFVRDFAGYLILASVIAFSIAWHFLEPLIFNYSTGKFIEYRYIFATILFIPVITFFIYFYLSLKEIVLKFLKEKIHLPSKNFVLAAIGSFIIGTILIISPYAAFSGHEVVKILINDSNHFPLYMIFILIILRIVATSVSLYANAVGGVFIALMSIGALVGYGFGEVMVYVDFPIEPFYFAAIGAGVFMGVNMRLPLTAVVLALEVTYDYNVIIPIGISVVIVTYLSTLKFDIRKLSTLIHHKEKT
- a CDS encoding mechanosensitive ion channel domain-containing protein yields the protein MRFLILAIFSILLYASNIDDIIKSIPKNSPNYSLATILAQKIKTLNYQPPKINLNPTNQKEYLQSFYQLNDMLILQNSLPEKINDIEDKISVLQNQKDPISQLQLLYYEKLLKIDNQTLNFLNNNFSGFEKKLHAKLNDIQFDIQNAKKEINKWQKKLQDNLKQLEKLKIDLQKFILLNDQKSINKTQDLIEKTLNSQKEIYKNLLNNQLILWFNDLQHKNKHAFNTDDDILKYAKEIDNNFYTAINQLVTDFEQLTFGAKVLVYGAKKEAELLWQKVLHFINYPLFTVGNRTITPLNFAIFVIVLIIGWFVGKYYKHLIYKIRHKYKISHSTATLLANMGYYTIITLSFLIALKVVGLDLSSLAIIAGALSVGIGFGLQNVVSNFVSGIILMFERSIKVGDYIEIDQDTRGEVIDISMRSTIIRTNDNINLIIPNQSFIQNNVINWTLGDDIVRFRVPFGVAYGSDIDKVEKVIFQALEKSNLPYIKKHPSLDVKPLVVFMEMADSSLNFELFVWVKGEYARRPRRTRSKFLKMIYNALNEAGITIPFPQQDLHIKDTVPFEITIKR
- a CDS encoding agmatine deiminase family protein — protein: MNYLIPEWEKQSFVQLVFPHKETDWSCCLEEAIKTFTEIAYAIAQYQKVLICYQDENTISHLKHKNFIFRKVKNNDTWARDFGAISVKKDTQIKLLDFKFNGWGLKFPANYDNLISRQLFNIHKSYNFVLEGGSIDTNGKTLLTTSQCLLEPNRNYPLSKDEIEEFLKNELFVDEIIWLNHGFLEGDDTDSHIDTLARFVDENTIVYCKCSDSSDIHYKELAKMEEELKKTSFNIIPLPLPSPKYWNNHRLPATYANFLIINNAVLLPVYDDVKDKYVYDLFNSLFPDREIIPINANTLIKQHGSIHCITKEYFNEDFISAE
- a CDS encoding MarC family protein produces the protein MKELMFYTISLITILNPIAGAAIMLSLVKFSDIPEVAKKSSLTVFIASIATMFLGGEILKLFGINIPSIKAIGGVVLLLIAIHMIQGKEITSANSTKEEHDAAQEKEDIAIIPLAIPILFGPGVITTIIVLSHKAVTLQEKALLILAIFVSSLITYLTLLNANKISKFLGVNGIKIASRIMGLIIGAVAFLFLVGGIKTLWEVL
- a CDS encoding PIN domain-containing protein, whose protein sequence is MNGVMIDYEIAVLFLSGSEKIGKILLNYDELYISVFDYSFLLAGAESSKNVSHNLYLIKEFINENVEIIDFTKKEANAFARIKTKYELDNMVLLNASLALSRKLKILTADESYTKIKELKSEIIKA
- a CDS encoding helicase HerA domain-containing protein — translated: MKEIYEKMGLFYLGKDAEDDSLTLNKSKHLTTHAIIIGMTGSGKTGLGIDLIEEAAIDNIPVLVIDPKGDMGNLCLAFPEMKPEDFKPWIDESTAQAKGMSVDELAEKTAKMWKEGIESFHQDLDRVKRYAEVDKTIYTPGSTAGVSVNILGSFEAPGEEVVDDVDLFASLINSSVSSILSLIGIDADPVSSKEHLLISNIFYYFWSKGQSLSLEELIGYITNPPFEKIGVMPLKTFYPQKERLELAMKFNNVLSSVGFSTWISGEPLDIGKMLYDKNGKAKIAIFSIAHLSDNERMFFVTLLLNRFISWMRRQRGSSSLKAMLYMDEIFGYFPPSKNPPSKEPMLLLLKQARAFGIGVVLSTQNPVDIDYKGLSNIGTWFVGKLQTKQDIEKVVDSLSDGEDKKEVAEKIANLKGRHFYLKNVHEDDVREFYTRWVLSYLKGPMTKDDIRRLMKDKKTEVQETPAVTKTSDSDGGMKPIVSKKIKEYFNDTNINSDDPFYPYIYANAKVRFYNQKRGIDFEEEFDYKLELYEGMNTIDWEEAVEERPTNLSRKYKSSAKFAKLPEIVENATSLKEFERKLKDYLYHNKKIELFACKKLKMESKLGESEEDFRAKVDGVLKDKKEAEIEKIEKKYKTKFERLQDKLQRLEIKLEKEKSDVSSKTTDTLLDIGMGILGALFGRKSSAVTKGASALKKGGRIVKEKRDVEAVEMQIEEVKEDIKNLKEELEAEIEKIEEKYDPSNYEIESVSIKPRRSDVSVEDIALLWEK